Proteins from a genomic interval of Aquabacterium sp. J223:
- the rnhA gene encoding ribonuclease HI, whose translation MSEDTPAPGETVVIYTDGACKGNPGPGGWGAWLRWGGHERELWGGEAQTTNNRMELTAVIQALSALKRPCVVQLFTDSEYVRNGITTWIHGWKQRGWKTADKKPVKNEALWRELDLLAQRHRVEWRWVRGHAGDPGNERADALANRGAASVPR comes from the coding sequence ATGAGCGAAGACACACCGGCACCGGGCGAGACCGTCGTCATCTACACCGACGGCGCCTGCAAGGGCAACCCGGGCCCTGGCGGCTGGGGCGCCTGGTTGCGCTGGGGCGGGCACGAGCGCGAGCTGTGGGGCGGCGAGGCGCAGACCACCAACAACCGCATGGAGCTGACCGCGGTGATCCAGGCGCTGTCGGCGCTGAAGCGGCCATGCGTCGTGCAGCTCTTCACCGACAGCGAGTACGTGCGCAACGGCATCACCACCTGGATTCACGGCTGGAAGCAGCGGGGCTGGAAGACCGCGGACAAGAAGCCGGTCAAGAACGAAGCGCTGTGGCGCGAGCTGGACCTGCTGGCGCAGCGCCACCGGGTCGAGTGGCGCTGGGTGCGTGGCCATGCCGGCGATCCCGGCAACGAGCGCGCCGATGCGCTCGCCAACCGGGGCGCGGCTTCGGTGCCGCGCTGA
- the mobA gene encoding molybdenum cofactor guanylyltransferase MobA: MGGQDKGLLPWGTTTLAGHALARLAPQVGRCLLSANRHLDRHAALGVPVLVDLRPGFEGPLAGLEAALHHGTTPWLACVPCDVPDFPPDLVARLTEAAVAEGVATAFAVSGPQRRPQPLCCLVHRDRLDDLRAWLDAGQRKVMAWLQQRPHAAVAFDDAAAFANANTADDLRSLARG; the protein is encoded by the coding sequence ATGGGCGGTCAGGACAAGGGCCTGCTGCCTTGGGGCACCACCACCCTCGCCGGCCATGCGCTGGCGCGGCTCGCGCCGCAGGTGGGGCGCTGCCTGCTCAGCGCCAACCGCCACCTCGACCGGCATGCGGCGCTCGGCGTGCCGGTGCTGGTGGACCTGCGGCCCGGCTTCGAGGGTCCGCTGGCCGGGCTGGAAGCGGCGCTGCACCACGGCACCACGCCCTGGCTGGCCTGCGTGCCCTGCGATGTGCCGGACTTCCCGCCCGACCTGGTGGCGCGGCTGACCGAAGCGGCCGTCGCCGAGGGTGTGGCCACCGCCTTCGCCGTCAGCGGCCCGCAGCGGCGCCCCCAGCCGCTGTGCTGCCTGGTCCACCGCGACCGGCTGGACGACCTGCGCGCCTGGCTGGACGCCGGTCAGCGCAAGGTGATGGCCTGGCTGCAGCAGCGGCCGCACGCGGCGGTGGCCTTCGACGACGCGGCCGCCTTCGCCAACGCCAACACCGCGGACGACCTGAGGTCGCTGGCCCGCGGCTGA
- a CDS encoding class I SAM-dependent methyltransferase, with the protein MPAPFDDWLATPAGRYLLEWEQAQLDRAVADLFGFHALQLGLPALQALRHNRMPHRWLAATAALQDGPSTSPPDDGVEAAHRTVSLCCDFEALPFPSASVDLVVLPHALELAADPHQTLREVERVLVPEGRVLVLGFNPASLWGLRQRAGLLRLRLGARQPPFRPPSETMGYRRVRDWLRLLGFEVEGGRFGCYRPPVHSQRWLQRFGWMEPAGDRWWPVFGAAFLLVAVKRVRAMRLVGLAKREKRAPAVAPAVAAHRHHRLTPGTSPDMDRQEAHIE; encoded by the coding sequence ATGCCCGCCCCCTTCGACGACTGGCTCGCCACGCCGGCCGGCCGCTACCTGCTCGAGTGGGAGCAGGCCCAACTCGACCGGGCGGTGGCCGATCTCTTCGGCTTCCATGCGCTGCAGCTGGGCCTGCCGGCGCTGCAGGCGCTGCGCCACAACCGCATGCCGCACCGCTGGCTGGCCGCGACGGCGGCGCTGCAGGACGGCCCGTCCACTTCACCGCCGGACGATGGGGTGGAGGCCGCGCACCGCACCGTCTCGCTGTGCTGCGACTTCGAGGCGCTGCCCTTTCCGTCGGCCAGCGTCGACCTGGTGGTGCTGCCGCATGCGCTGGAACTGGCGGCCGACCCGCACCAGACGTTGCGCGAGGTCGAGCGCGTGCTGGTGCCGGAAGGCCGGGTGCTGGTACTCGGCTTCAACCCGGCCAGCCTGTGGGGCCTGCGCCAGCGCGCCGGGCTGCTGCGCCTGCGGCTCGGTGCGCGCCAGCCGCCGTTCCGCCCGCCGAGCGAGACCATGGGCTACCGCCGCGTGCGCGACTGGCTGCGCCTGCTCGGCTTCGAGGTGGAGGGCGGCCGCTTCGGCTGTTACCGGCCGCCGGTGCATTCGCAGCGCTGGCTGCAGCGCTTCGGCTGGATGGAGCCGGCCGGCGACCGCTGGTGGCCGGTGTTCGGCGCCGCCTTCCTGCTGGTCGCGGTCAAGCGCGTGCGGGCGATGCGGCTGGTCGGCCTGGCCAAGCGCGAGAAGCGGGCGCCCGCGGTGGCGCCGGCGGTCGCGGCGCACCGGCACCACCGATTGACCCCGGGGACCTCCCCCGACATGGACCGACAAGAAGCACACATCGAATGA
- a CDS encoding efflux RND transporter periplasmic adaptor subunit translates to MAFKKLHLTVAVLGIVVAGAAAWWWQQRPASSAAVAAAVPEARPAGAGAGPGAPGGPNGAAPSGPVPVEVGRVEAVRLEDDVQAVGSVRARQGVMLRPEVSGRIERLNFTDGQPVRRGQVVVQLDDALQAAQLQQAEAQAAIARTNLQRNRELAGQNFVSQSAVDQTEAALKVAEAQVALARAQVQRMRIVAPFDGVAGIRSVNLGDYVKDGADLVGVEDLSSVWVDFRLPERYAAKLAKSQPVELSLDALPGRRLAGKVEALDSQVDANGRSLLVRAQVTNPGGALRTGMFARVRVVFNVRDDATMVPEEALVPLAGKQFVFRVVDAGDGKRAQRLEARLGLRQPGKVEIVDGLKPGDLVVTAGHQRLLRGDSQPVRVVDLSAGPRGGAPGRAPGASAPASGGGGNGPPGGDRGAGRPV, encoded by the coding sequence ATGGCGTTCAAAAAGCTTCATCTGACGGTGGCCGTGCTGGGCATCGTGGTCGCGGGCGCGGCGGCCTGGTGGTGGCAGCAGCGGCCGGCGTCCTCCGCCGCCGTCGCGGCGGCCGTCCCCGAGGCTCGTCCCGCCGGCGCCGGCGCAGGGCCGGGGGCGCCAGGCGGCCCGAATGGCGCCGCGCCGTCCGGGCCGGTGCCGGTGGAAGTGGGGCGCGTCGAGGCGGTCCGCCTGGAGGACGACGTGCAGGCCGTCGGCTCGGTGCGCGCCCGCCAGGGCGTGATGCTGCGGCCCGAGGTGAGCGGGCGCATCGAGCGCCTCAACTTCACCGACGGTCAGCCGGTTCGCCGCGGCCAGGTGGTGGTGCAGCTCGACGACGCGCTGCAGGCCGCGCAGCTGCAGCAGGCCGAGGCCCAGGCCGCCATCGCGCGGACCAACCTGCAGCGCAACCGCGAGCTCGCCGGGCAGAACTTCGTCAGCCAGAGTGCGGTCGACCAGACCGAGGCCGCCCTGAAGGTGGCCGAAGCCCAGGTGGCCCTGGCCCGCGCGCAGGTGCAGCGCATGCGCATCGTCGCGCCGTTCGACGGCGTGGCCGGCATCCGCAGCGTCAACCTCGGCGACTACGTCAAGGACGGCGCCGACCTGGTCGGCGTCGAGGACCTGTCGTCGGTGTGGGTCGACTTCCGGCTGCCCGAGCGCTACGCGGCCAAGCTGGCCAAGTCGCAGCCGGTGGAGCTGTCGCTGGACGCGCTGCCGGGGCGCAGGCTGGCCGGCAAGGTGGAGGCGCTGGACTCGCAGGTCGACGCCAACGGCCGGTCGCTGCTCGTGCGCGCGCAGGTCACCAACCCCGGCGGCGCATTGCGCACCGGCATGTTCGCCCGGGTGCGGGTGGTGTTCAACGTGCGCGACGACGCGACGATGGTGCCGGAGGAGGCGCTGGTGCCGCTGGCCGGCAAGCAGTTCGTCTTCCGCGTGGTCGATGCCGGCGACGGCAAGCGGGCGCAGCGGCTGGAGGCGCGGCTGGGGCTGCGCCAGCCCGGCAAGGTCGAGATCGTCGACGGCCTGAAGCCCGGCGACCTGGTGGTCACCGCCGGCCACCAGCGGCTGTTGCGCGGCGACAGCCAGCCGGTGCGGGTGGTCGACCTGTCCGCCGGCCCGCGCGGCGGTGCGCCCGGCCGGGCGCCGGGGGCGTCGGCGCCGGCCTCGGGTGGCGGCGGCAACGGCCCGCCCGGCGGCGACAGGGGCGCCGGCCGACCGGTGTAG
- the moaA gene encoding GTP 3',8-cyclase MoaA: protein MAERSIPLVDLRKPGARPLVLPQQPQAPEGRLLDARGRPLRDLRISVTDRCNFRCSYCMPKEVFDRDHRFLPQSELLSFEEITRLARLFVAHGVTKLRLTGGEPLLRKGVERLVEMLAALRTPDGRPLDLTLTTNASLLARKARALKDAGLQRVTVSLDALDDAVFRRMNDVDFPVADVMDGLAAAQAVGLGPIKVNMVVKRGVNDGEVVPMARHFRGSGMVLRFIEYMDVGATNGWRMDEVLPSAQLLQRLRGEVGPLVPLQAAQPGETAERWAWADGAGEIGLISSVTQAFCGDCNRARLSTSGQLYLCLFGHQGHDLRGPLRAGVDDATLSTAIGQVWRGRQDRYSELRGRAPADAGAPAAPRVEMHYIGG from the coding sequence ATGGCAGAACGCAGCATCCCCCTTGTCGACCTGCGCAAGCCGGGCGCCCGACCGCTGGTCTTGCCGCAGCAGCCGCAGGCGCCCGAGGGCCGGCTGCTCGACGCCCGCGGCCGTCCGCTGCGCGACCTGCGCATCTCGGTCACCGACCGGTGCAACTTCCGCTGCAGCTACTGCATGCCGAAGGAGGTGTTCGACCGCGACCACCGCTTCCTGCCGCAGAGCGAGCTGCTGAGCTTCGAGGAGATCACCCGCCTGGCCCGGCTGTTCGTCGCCCATGGCGTCACCAAGCTGCGGTTGACCGGCGGCGAGCCGCTGCTGCGCAAGGGCGTCGAGCGGCTGGTGGAGATGCTGGCGGCGCTGCGCACGCCGGACGGCCGGCCGCTGGACCTGACGCTGACCACCAACGCCTCGCTGCTCGCCCGCAAGGCGCGGGCGCTGAAGGACGCCGGGCTGCAGCGGGTGACCGTCAGCCTCGACGCCCTGGACGACGCGGTCTTCCGCCGCATGAACGACGTCGACTTTCCGGTCGCCGACGTGATGGACGGGCTGGCCGCCGCGCAGGCGGTGGGCCTGGGGCCGATCAAGGTCAACATGGTGGTCAAGCGCGGCGTCAACGACGGCGAGGTGGTGCCGATGGCCCGGCACTTCCGAGGCAGCGGCATGGTGCTGCGCTTCATCGAGTACATGGACGTCGGCGCCACCAACGGCTGGCGCATGGACGAGGTGCTGCCCTCGGCCCAGCTGCTGCAGCGCCTGCGCGGCGAGGTGGGCCCGCTGGTGCCGCTGCAGGCCGCGCAGCCGGGCGAGACCGCGGAGCGCTGGGCCTGGGCCGACGGCGCCGGCGAGATCGGCCTCATCAGCAGCGTCACCCAGGCCTTCTGCGGCGACTGCAACCGCGCCCGGCTGTCGACCTCGGGCCAGCTCTACCTGTGCCTCTTCGGGCACCAGGGCCACGACCTGCGCGGCCCGCTGCGCGCCGGGGTGGACGACGCCACGCTCAGCACCGCCATCGGCCAGGTGTGGCGCGGCCGGCAGGACCGCTACTCCGAGCTGCGCGGCCGTGCCCCGGCCGACGCGGGCGCGCCGGCCGCGCCGCGCGTCGAGATGCACTACATCGGTGGCTGA
- a CDS encoding transglycosylase SLT domain-containing protein, protein MTAAARLPSLRRGAALLAAGAAVLWLGGCATPGLTTPADGSAQAGARTAAAATETAAPQPAPPLVPLPATPPAPPPAGALDPLQADLPVDLQAEAAKADLWDRVRKGFAMPDLDSDLVRNREQWYVTKPDYVRRMTERGSRYLFHIVEELERRQMPTELALLPFIESAFNPQALSSAKASGMWQFMPATGRDYELKQNLFRDDRRDVLESTRAALDYLQRLHGLFGDWHLALAAYNWGEGSVQRAIDRNQRQGLPTDYQSLRMPEETRWYVPKLQAVKNIVARPDTFGVTLAPLANHPYFVTVPIERDIDVALAARLAGLTAEEFKQLNPQMNKPLILAAGSARLLLPFDNAETFQRNLARHRGPLASWTAWVATRTLKPADAARELGVAETELREVNRIPPRMLVKAGSTLLVPRKAAVAEDVASHIADNAAIALAPDVPPFRRVTVKVGRKGESVAALARRHRLDAALVAQWNGVGERSTFKPGQSVVLQLPLSSRTAARPAARTTAATGGRRAVTVQAAKPVRSTVARGGAGRGDKARPATPVRVARGKPPLS, encoded by the coding sequence ATGACCGCTGCTGCCCGACTGCCCTCCCTTCGCCGCGGCGCCGCGCTGCTTGCAGCCGGCGCCGCTGTGCTGTGGCTCGGTGGCTGCGCCACCCCCGGCCTCACGACGCCGGCCGACGGCTCGGCGCAGGCCGGCGCCCGCACCGCGGCGGCGGCCACCGAGACCGCCGCGCCCCAGCCGGCACCTCCCCTGGTGCCGCTGCCCGCCACGCCGCCCGCACCGCCGCCCGCCGGTGCCCTCGACCCGTTGCAGGCCGACCTGCCGGTGGACCTGCAGGCCGAGGCCGCCAAGGCGGACCTCTGGGACCGGGTGCGCAAGGGGTTCGCCATGCCGGACCTCGACAGCGACCTGGTCCGCAACCGCGAGCAGTGGTACGTCACCAAGCCGGACTACGTTCGCCGCATGACCGAGCGCGGCAGCCGCTACCTGTTCCACATCGTCGAGGAACTCGAGCGCCGGCAGATGCCCACCGAGCTGGCGCTGCTGCCCTTCATCGAGAGCGCCTTCAACCCGCAGGCGCTGTCGTCGGCCAAGGCGTCCGGCATGTGGCAGTTCATGCCGGCCACCGGCCGCGACTACGAACTGAAGCAGAACCTCTTCCGCGACGACCGGCGCGACGTGCTGGAGTCCACCCGCGCCGCGCTGGACTACCTGCAGCGGCTGCACGGCCTGTTCGGCGACTGGCACCTGGCGCTGGCGGCCTACAACTGGGGCGAGGGCAGCGTGCAGCGCGCCATCGACCGCAACCAGCGCCAAGGCCTGCCCACCGACTACCAGAGCCTGCGCATGCCCGAGGAGACGCGCTGGTACGTGCCCAAGCTGCAGGCGGTGAAGAACATCGTGGCGCGGCCCGACACCTTCGGCGTCACCCTGGCGCCGCTGGCCAACCACCCGTACTTCGTCACCGTGCCGATCGAGCGCGACATCGACGTGGCGCTGGCCGCCCGGCTGGCCGGGCTGACGGCGGAGGAGTTCAAGCAGCTCAACCCGCAGATGAACAAGCCGCTGATCCTGGCCGCCGGGTCGGCCCGGCTGCTGCTGCCCTTCGACAACGCCGAGACCTTCCAGCGCAACCTGGCCCGCCACCGCGGGCCGCTGGCCAGCTGGACGGCCTGGGTGGCCACCCGCACGCTCAAGCCCGCCGACGCCGCCCGCGAACTGGGCGTGGCCGAGACCGAGCTGCGCGAGGTCAACCGCATCCCGCCGCGCATGCTGGTCAAGGCCGGCTCGACCCTGCTGGTGCCGCGCAAGGCGGCGGTGGCGGAGGACGTGGCCAGCCACATCGCCGACAACGCCGCCATCGCGCTGGCGCCCGACGTGCCGCCGTTCCGCCGGGTGACGGTCAAGGTCGGCCGCAAGGGCGAGAGCGTGGCCGCGCTCGCCCGCCGTCACCGGCTGGACGCGGCGCTGGTGGCGCAGTGGAACGGCGTGGGCGAGCGCTCGACGTTCAAGCCGGGCCAGTCGGTGGTGCTGCAGCTGCCGCTGTCCTCGCGCACCGCCGCCCGCCCCGCGGCCCGCACGACCGCGGCCACGGGCGGCCGGCGTGCGGTCACCGTCCAGGCGGCCAAGCCGGTGCGCAGCACCGTGGCCCGCGGTGGCGCCGGCCGCGGCGACAAGGCCCGTCCCGCCACCCCGGTGCGGGTGGCCCGCGGCAAGCCCCCGCTGAGCTGA
- a CDS encoding efflux RND transporter permease subunit, which translates to MRLSETSIRRPVFATVLSLLLLLIGAVSFTRLQVREYPRIDEPVVTVNTRLVGASSEVIESQVSKPLEDSIAGIDGVDVLTSISRTEQSQITVRFKLEKDPDDAAADVRDRVSRVRARLPDAIDEPVIAKVEADATPTVWLAFSSETLTPLQVTDLINRVVKPRLQTVPGVADVQINGERKFSMRIWLDPDKLAAFRLTTQDVEDALRRQNLEVPAGRIESRQREFNVTARTDLNTERQFAEVAVKVVNNGTGPFTVRLKDVARIEQAAASERSSVRLNGVPAVSAGVIRQATANPLEVSAGVRKLMPRVQEELPPGVTVQVANDNAVFIDRSVKSVYRTVAEAVVLVALVVFVFLRTFRASIIPLVTIPVSLIGAFGLMAAAGFTVNTLTLLALVLAIGLVVDDAIVVLENIYRHIEDGMAPFQAALKGAKEIGFAVVAMTLTLAAVYAPLAFTPGRTGRLFVEFALTLAGAVIVSGFVALTLSPMMCSLLLKHNPKPNRFDRGMEAGLVWVTDRYTGALRFCLVHRWLIVLVMLASGAASWWLFKGAKSELSPMEDRGVIITTVNAPDGSTLDYTQRYLRAIERIAGQYPEFDRLFMVAGNPSVAQGSAVLRTVDWDDRSRSTLEMARELQGKVQGLPGVQAFLITPPSLGQGFRERPVNFVIVSNDSYEKLGRVAQAMQAEMAKNPGLVSVDTDLRLNKPELFIEVDRDRAADAGIGVDAVARTVETMLGGRQVTRYKRDAEQYDVIVQTADRGRTTPEDIDKLFVRGRGEAMVPLSSLVKVRESVSPRELNHFNQRRSVTITANLAPGYALGEALEFMDATARKVMPAGYASELNGVSREYRASSGALGVVFVLALLFIFLVLSAQFESFVDPLIILLSVPLSMVGALAALQWSGGTLNVYSQIGLITLVGLITKHGILIVEFSNQLRQQGRSVVEAVVEASSLRLRPILMTTGAMVLGALPLALAEGAGAESRRQIGWVIVGGMSLGTLLTIFVVPTVYSLLARRKVPGEIATPEDDAPAHGAAPAPAHGTA; encoded by the coding sequence ATGCGCTTGTCCGAGACCTCCATCCGCCGGCCGGTGTTCGCCACCGTGCTGTCGCTGCTGCTGCTGCTCATCGGCGCGGTGTCGTTCACCCGGCTGCAGGTGCGCGAGTACCCGCGCATCGACGAGCCGGTGGTCACCGTCAACACCCGGCTGGTCGGCGCGTCGTCGGAGGTGATCGAGTCGCAGGTCAGTAAGCCGTTGGAGGACTCCATCGCCGGCATCGACGGCGTGGACGTGCTGACCTCGATCTCGCGCACCGAGCAGAGCCAGATCACGGTGCGCTTCAAGCTGGAGAAGGATCCCGACGATGCGGCGGCCGACGTGCGGGACCGGGTGTCGCGGGTGCGCGCGCGGCTGCCCGACGCCATCGACGAGCCGGTGATCGCCAAGGTCGAGGCCGATGCCACGCCGACGGTGTGGCTGGCCTTCAGCAGCGAGACGCTGACGCCGCTGCAGGTGACCGACCTCATCAACCGGGTGGTCAAGCCGCGCCTGCAGACCGTGCCCGGCGTGGCCGACGTGCAGATCAACGGCGAGCGCAAGTTCTCCATGCGCATCTGGCTGGACCCGGACAAGCTGGCCGCCTTCCGCCTGACGACGCAGGACGTCGAGGACGCGCTGCGCCGGCAGAACCTGGAGGTGCCGGCCGGCCGCATCGAGAGCCGCCAGCGCGAGTTCAACGTCACCGCCCGCACCGACCTCAACACCGAGCGCCAGTTCGCCGAGGTGGCGGTGAAGGTGGTGAACAACGGCACCGGTCCCTTCACCGTGCGGCTGAAGGACGTCGCCCGCATCGAGCAGGCGGCGGCGAGCGAGCGCTCCAGCGTGCGGCTGAACGGCGTGCCGGCGGTGTCGGCGGGTGTCATCCGCCAGGCCACGGCGAACCCGCTGGAGGTGTCGGCCGGCGTGCGCAAGCTCATGCCCCGCGTGCAGGAGGAACTGCCGCCCGGCGTGACGGTGCAGGTGGCCAACGACAACGCGGTGTTCATCGACCGGTCGGTGAAGTCGGTCTACCGCACGGTGGCCGAGGCCGTGGTGCTGGTGGCGCTGGTGGTGTTCGTCTTCCTGCGCACGTTCCGCGCTTCGATCATCCCGCTGGTCACCATCCCGGTCAGCCTGATCGGTGCCTTCGGGCTGATGGCGGCGGCGGGCTTCACCGTCAACACGCTGACGCTGCTGGCGCTGGTGCTGGCCATCGGCCTGGTGGTGGACGACGCCATCGTCGTGCTGGAGAACATCTACCGCCACATCGAGGACGGCATGGCGCCGTTCCAGGCGGCGTTGAAGGGCGCCAAGGAGATCGGCTTCGCGGTGGTGGCGATGACGCTGACGCTGGCGGCGGTCTACGCGCCGCTGGCGTTCACCCCCGGCCGCACCGGGCGGCTCTTCGTCGAGTTCGCGCTGACGCTGGCCGGCGCGGTCATCGTCTCGGGCTTCGTCGCGCTGACGCTGAGCCCGATGATGTGCAGCCTGCTGCTCAAGCACAACCCGAAGCCCAACCGCTTCGACCGCGGGATGGAGGCCGGGCTGGTCTGGGTCACCGACCGCTACACCGGCGCGCTGCGCTTCTGCCTGGTGCACCGCTGGCTCATCGTGCTGGTGATGCTGGCCTCGGGCGCGGCGAGCTGGTGGCTGTTCAAGGGCGCGAAGTCGGAGCTGTCGCCGATGGAGGACCGCGGGGTCATCATCACCACGGTCAACGCACCGGACGGCTCGACGCTGGACTACACCCAGCGCTACCTGCGGGCCATCGAACGCATCGCCGGCCAGTACCCCGAGTTCGACCGGCTCTTCATGGTGGCCGGCAACCCGTCGGTGGCGCAGGGCTCGGCGGTGCTGCGCACGGTGGACTGGGACGACCGCAGCCGCAGCACGCTGGAGATGGCGCGTGAGCTGCAGGGCAAGGTGCAGGGCCTGCCCGGCGTGCAGGCCTTCCTCATCACGCCGCCCAGCCTGGGCCAGGGCTTCCGCGAGCGGCCGGTGAACTTCGTCATCGTCAGCAACGACAGCTACGAGAAGCTGGGCCGGGTGGCGCAGGCCATGCAGGCGGAGATGGCGAAGAACCCCGGCCTGGTCTCGGTGGACACCGACCTGCGGCTGAACAAGCCGGAACTGTTCATCGAGGTCGACCGCGACCGGGCGGCCGATGCCGGCATCGGCGTCGACGCGGTGGCGCGCACCGTGGAGACCATGCTGGGCGGCCGGCAGGTCACCCGCTACAAGCGCGACGCCGAGCAGTACGACGTCATCGTGCAGACGGCCGACCGCGGCCGCACCACGCCGGAGGACATCGACAAGCTCTTCGTGCGCGGCCGCGGCGAGGCGATGGTGCCGCTGTCCTCGCTGGTCAAGGTGCGCGAATCGGTGAGCCCGCGCGAGCTGAACCACTTCAACCAGCGGCGGTCGGTCACCATCACCGCCAACCTGGCACCCGGCTACGCGCTGGGCGAGGCGCTGGAATTCATGGATGCGACGGCGCGCAAGGTGATGCCGGCGGGTTATGCGTCGGAGCTGAACGGCGTGTCGCGCGAGTACCGCGCCTCCAGCGGCGCGCTGGGCGTGGTGTTCGTGCTGGCGCTGCTGTTCATCTTCCTGGTGCTGTCGGCGCAGTTCGAAAGCTTCGTCGACCCGCTGATCATCCTGCTGTCGGTGCCGCTGTCGATGGTCGGCGCGCTGGCGGCGCTGCAGTGGTCGGGCGGCACGCTCAACGTCTACTCGCAGATCGGCCTCATCACGCTGGTGGGGCTGATCACCAAGCACGGCATCCTGATCGTCGAGTTCTCCAACCAGCTGCGCCAGCAGGGCCGCAGCGTGGTGGAGGCGGTGGTGGAGGCGTCGTCGCTGCGGCTGCGGCCGATCCTGATGACCACCGGCGCCATGGTGCTGGGCGCGCTGCCGCTGGCGCTGGCCGAGGGTGCCGGTGCCGAGAGCCGCCGGCAGATCGGCTGGGTCATCGTCGGCGGGATGAGCCTGGGCACGCTGCTGACCATCTTCGTCGTGCCGACGGTGTATTCGCTGCTGGCCCGCCGCAAGGTGCCGGGCGAGATCGCCACGCCCGAGGACGACGCGCCGGCGCACGGCGCAGCGCCGGCCCCGGCGCACGGCACGGCCTGA
- a CDS encoding C40 family peptidase translates to MLSAMNFLGVPYRRGGDSEREGFDCSGFTRYVFEHSLGLVLPRRADEQARAQNLAPIEKTELKPGDLVFFNTLRRTFSHVGIYIGEGKFIHAPKPGAQVRIDDMRAAYWDKRFTGARRTAPLNAADLPAPTAR, encoded by the coding sequence GTGCTGTCGGCCATGAACTTCCTGGGCGTGCCCTACCGCCGCGGCGGCGACTCGGAGCGCGAGGGCTTCGACTGCAGCGGCTTCACCCGCTACGTGTTCGAGCACAGCCTCGGCCTGGTGCTGCCCCGCCGCGCCGACGAACAGGCGCGCGCGCAGAACCTGGCGCCGATCGAGAAGACCGAGCTCAAGCCCGGCGACCTGGTGTTCTTCAACACCCTGCGCCGCACCTTCTCGCACGTGGGCATCTACATCGGCGAGGGCAAGTTCATCCACGCGCCGAAGCCCGGCGCGCAGGTGCGCATCGACGACATGCGCGCCGCCTACTGGGACAAGCGCTTCACCGGCGCCCGCCGGACGGCGCCGCTCAACGCGGCCGACCTGCCCGCGCCCACCGCCCGCTGA